From Zingiber officinale cultivar Zhangliang chromosome 5B, Zo_v1.1, whole genome shotgun sequence, the proteins below share one genomic window:
- the LOC121986333 gene encoding uclacyanin 1-like isoform X2 encodes MYTCSSSLSNMAGSSWVYLGLLVSLTALASTDNAFGTAVSVQHVVGNDQGLDLSSNLAAWSINRILQVGDEIWFAYSATTEDSIMELQSKQEFESCNLSNPIKLYSKGFDKVRLHGEGARYFSSGKLEECEKGLKLHVEVMPKVKPGGSISLKKVTDIDGETAALAPGTSGSSHAKASLFVLFVLAIIFWC; translated from the exons ATGTATACCTGTTCTTCTTCTCTCAGCAACATGGCGGGTTCTTCTTGGGTTTATCTTGGCCTTCTGGTCTCACTCACTGCATTAGCATCTACTGATAATGCCTTTGGAACAGCAGTTTCAGTCCAGCATGTGGTTGGCAATGACCAAGGGTTGGATCTCTCTTCCAATCTGGCTGCTTGGTCCATTAATAGGATCCTCCAAGTTGGAGATGAGATCT GGTTTGCATACTCGGCAACAACTGAGGACAGCATAATGGAGCTTCAGAGCAAGCAGGAGTTTGAGTCATGCAACTTGAGCAACCCGATCAAGTTGTACTCGAAAGGCTTCGACAAGGTGAGGCTCCATGGTGAAGGAGCGCGATACTTCAGCAGTGGTAAGCTGGAAGAGTGCGAGAAGGGGCTGAAGCTGCATGTGGAGGTGATGCCCAAGGTTAAACCTGGTGGTTCAATTTCACTGAAGAAAGTGACCGATATCGATGGAGAAACAGCGGCATTGGCACCTGGAACTTCTGGCTCAAGCCATGCCAAAGCATCTTTGTTTGTGTTGTTCGTTCTTGCAATTATTTTTTGGTGTTGA